One Arthrobacter sp. StoSoilB20 DNA segment encodes these proteins:
- a CDS encoding DUF2264 domain-containing protein, with the protein MLLPPLDHQLSPFTGLTREHWCAYADHLLRSAHHFGTVDHANIHLPGANSRYGPRSDSLEAFARTFLLASFRMAGDPSSTGWIAEWYAAGLDAGTNPANPDRWPTPGELGQAKVEAASLAVGLALTRDVLWDKLPERVQEQLIAWFETVIGEEYPPINWVWFQIVVETFLASVGGRYSDEDIDAGLAIHDSLYRGGGWFADGPERAYDHYVGWAFQVYPQLWALMAPSDPRVTARKTLDGDRLADFLDDAAFLVGANGAPLIQGRSLIYRFAAAAPFWVGELSGHTRLAPGMARRAASGMLDYFARHGSITDDGLLSIGWHGEFAGMKQAYSGAGSPYWAAKGMLGLALPADHRVWTSVEAPLPVEVADTQRLIAAPGWQVDGTRADGVVRIRNHATDHAVVGAVVADSPLYARIGYSTHTFPDLTPESVDNAVAFIDSSGRLTHRTGFEYLGSFSEGGVQVGASRFTAHWIEPDPDAGPDHGSGVSGVATAGPSVTVVSATRGAVELRLVRVSGASSGGASGASGEGSVGASGDVAAGVLGSAGPALRIGGWPVDAASSEVSTVLAVPGFGVPLDDSGTFVRPGAHPMGSELTIPWVGTAGTAYDGDYAAVVVLTGEGGTSPDGGVTFVTGQGEGEDRFVFADGASIPLSRLWPSRFEA; encoded by the coding sequence ATGCTCTTGCCACCGTTGGATCACCAACTCTCACCCTTCACCGGCCTGACCCGCGAGCACTGGTGCGCTTACGCGGATCACCTCCTGCGCTCCGCCCATCACTTTGGGACCGTGGACCATGCCAACATCCACCTGCCGGGAGCCAACAGCCGGTACGGCCCGCGGAGTGACTCGCTGGAGGCCTTCGCACGGACGTTCCTGCTGGCCTCCTTCCGGATGGCGGGCGACCCCTCTTCCACAGGCTGGATCGCGGAGTGGTACGCCGCCGGGCTCGACGCCGGAACCAACCCCGCCAACCCCGACCGCTGGCCGACACCAGGCGAGCTGGGGCAGGCGAAGGTTGAGGCGGCGTCGTTGGCTGTCGGCCTGGCACTGACCCGCGACGTCCTCTGGGACAAGCTCCCCGAACGCGTGCAGGAGCAGCTCATCGCTTGGTTCGAGACCGTGATCGGCGAGGAATATCCGCCCATCAACTGGGTGTGGTTCCAGATTGTGGTGGAGACGTTCCTCGCCTCTGTCGGCGGCCGGTACTCGGACGAGGACATCGACGCCGGACTCGCCATCCACGATTCCCTGTACCGGGGCGGGGGCTGGTTCGCCGACGGCCCCGAGCGGGCCTACGACCACTACGTTGGCTGGGCGTTCCAGGTGTACCCGCAACTGTGGGCGCTGATGGCACCCTCGGATCCCCGGGTTACTGCACGAAAGACGCTCGACGGCGACCGGCTGGCTGACTTCCTGGACGACGCCGCGTTCTTGGTGGGGGCGAACGGTGCTCCGCTCATCCAGGGCCGCAGCTTGATCTACCGGTTCGCGGCCGCGGCACCCTTCTGGGTAGGAGAGTTGTCCGGGCACACCCGGCTGGCCCCGGGCATGGCTCGGCGGGCAGCCTCCGGAATGCTCGACTACTTTGCCCGGCACGGGTCCATCACTGACGACGGCCTCCTTTCCATCGGCTGGCATGGCGAGTTCGCGGGAATGAAGCAGGCGTACTCCGGTGCAGGCTCCCCGTATTGGGCTGCAAAGGGGATGCTCGGGCTGGCGTTGCCTGCGGATCACCGGGTGTGGACCTCCGTGGAGGCTCCGCTCCCCGTGGAGGTTGCCGACACACAGCGGCTCATCGCTGCTCCTGGGTGGCAGGTGGATGGGACGCGTGCCGACGGTGTGGTCCGGATCCGGAACCATGCCACGGATCATGCTGTTGTTGGCGCTGTGGTGGCTGATTCTCCGCTGTACGCCCGGATCGGGTACTCGACGCACACGTTCCCGGACCTCACGCCGGAGTCGGTTGATAACGCGGTGGCGTTCATTGACTCCTCCGGCCGGCTGACGCACCGGACAGGGTTTGAGTACCTCGGCTCGTTCTCCGAGGGCGGGGTTCAGGTAGGTGCTTCCCGGTTCACTGCCCACTGGATCGAACCTGATCCCGACGCCGGGCCGGATCACGGCAGCGGGGTGTCCGGTGTCGCGACGGCCGGTCCTTCGGTCACGGTTGTTTCGGCGACGCGGGGCGCGGTGGAGCTTCGGCTGGTGCGGGTTTCAGGGGCTTCTTCCGGGGGTGCTTCTGGTGCTTCTGGTGAGGGTTCTGTGGGCGCGTCCGGTGATGTAGCTGCGGGTGTTCTGGGTTCTGCGGGTCCTGCGCTGCGGATCGGGGGATGGCCGGTGGATGCTGCATCTTCGGAGGTCAGCACTGTCCTGGCCGTGCCTGGCTTCGGCGTGCCCTTGGATGACTCCGGGACCTTTGTCCGCCCGGGGGCACACCCGATGGGTTCGGAGCTCACCATTCCTTGGGTGGGTACCGCGGGCACAGCGTACGACGGCGACTACGCCGCCGTCGTCGTCCTCACGGGTGAGGGAGGTACTTCGCCGGACGGGGGCGTCACGTTTGTGACGGGCCAGGGGGAGGGCGAGGACCGTTTCGTGTTCGCCGACGGTGCATCGATACCCCTTTCCCGGCTGTGGCCTTCCCGATTCGAGGCTTAG
- a CDS encoding GNAT family N-acetyltransferase — MSNSEDRERFLAAYDHNLRTDAETPSALKVTQHGPLRLVTFMKGRGFVTYRDLGDADSQTVKRLVAEAIAHFRADPDITKVEWKSRGHDHAPGLHEALIENGFTQDDPESIMIGEAKALSTDVPIPGGVTLRQVTDEADVRAMSAMQDEVFGEPVSDEMAEALLRRLSLGDGMQLWVAEAEGKIVSAGRLEPVPGTVFAGIWGGATREEWRGRGIYRALTARRAQAALELGKSLIHSDSTEFSRPILERSGLLKVSTTTPYRWVRG, encoded by the coding sequence ATGAGCAACAGCGAAGACCGCGAACGTTTCCTGGCAGCCTATGACCACAACCTCCGCACCGACGCCGAGACCCCCAGCGCCCTCAAGGTCACCCAACACGGACCCCTGCGCCTGGTGACGTTCATGAAGGGGCGGGGTTTCGTCACCTACAGGGACCTGGGCGATGCGGACTCGCAGACCGTGAAGAGACTCGTCGCCGAGGCGATCGCGCACTTCCGCGCAGATCCTGACATCACCAAGGTGGAATGGAAATCCCGCGGCCACGACCACGCGCCGGGTTTGCATGAAGCCCTCATTGAGAACGGCTTCACCCAGGATGACCCCGAGTCGATCATGATCGGCGAAGCGAAAGCATTGAGCACGGATGTGCCAATTCCCGGCGGCGTAACCCTGCGGCAAGTCACTGACGAAGCCGATGTCAGGGCCATGAGCGCCATGCAAGATGAGGTCTTCGGGGAGCCGGTTTCAGACGAGATGGCCGAGGCGTTGCTGCGAAGGCTGTCGCTCGGCGATGGCATGCAGCTTTGGGTTGCCGAAGCTGAGGGAAAGATTGTCAGTGCGGGACGCTTGGAGCCAGTGCCGGGGACAGTCTTTGCCGGGATCTGGGGCGGTGCCACCAGGGAAGAATGGCGTGGCCGGGGGATTTACCGGGCGTTGACGGCCCGCCGTGCACAGGCCGCACTCGAGTTGGGCAAGTCACTCATCCACAGTGACTCCACCGAGTTCTCGCGGCCAATCCTGGAACGTTCCGGGCTGCTCAAGGTCTCGACGACAACGCCGTACCGCTGGGTGCGCGGCTAA
- a CDS encoding LacI family DNA-binding transcriptional regulator, with amino-acid sequence MSSEQTPEAGGKSLFSLQRRERLMEELRAHGAITVRDIAAKLGVSELTIRRDVNTLADEGLVSRVHGGATLPSPLDRSVAVGRPSAHSYSIGMVVPSLDYYWPQVISGARGEAEAQNLRILVRGSAYDAADNRRQVQALLDTQNIDGLIVAPDMGGEHGKELLRWLNALPIPVILAERRAPLEIPAHRLEWVATDHSFGAGMAVRHLWQEGHRMIGCLTDSTSPTSPHVVRGWKQAMAALKIPLENSIHEDSAKLDNGDRAKHFDHVLDLCRSSGTTAMLVHSDTQAVAFVQHCVDRGVDVPGSMAIVGYDDEVAYLAEPAISAVRPPKSYVGKVAVQLMAARLAEGRMRPVHRIDLNPELIVRESSVGAPRGLAGVLEDSL; translated from the coding sequence TTGAGTTCCGAGCAGACCCCGGAAGCGGGCGGCAAGTCGCTCTTTTCCTTGCAACGCCGTGAGCGGCTCATGGAGGAATTGCGTGCGCACGGAGCCATCACGGTCCGGGATATCGCCGCAAAGCTGGGCGTCAGCGAATTGACCATCCGGCGTGATGTGAACACCCTCGCCGACGAAGGGCTGGTGTCCAGGGTCCACGGCGGCGCAACCCTGCCCAGCCCGTTGGACCGTTCCGTGGCTGTGGGGAGGCCGTCGGCGCACAGCTACTCGATCGGCATGGTGGTTCCATCGCTGGACTACTACTGGCCGCAGGTGATTTCCGGTGCCCGCGGCGAGGCCGAAGCGCAGAACCTCCGCATCCTGGTCAGGGGTTCCGCCTATGACGCCGCGGATAACCGTCGCCAGGTCCAGGCACTGCTGGATACCCAAAACATCGACGGACTGATCGTGGCGCCGGACATGGGCGGTGAGCACGGCAAGGAGCTGCTCCGCTGGCTCAACGCACTGCCCATTCCGGTGATCCTGGCTGAGCGTCGGGCGCCGTTGGAGATTCCCGCCCATCGGCTGGAGTGGGTGGCAACGGACCACTCGTTCGGCGCAGGGATGGCCGTTCGGCACTTGTGGCAGGAAGGGCATCGGATGATCGGCTGCCTCACTGATTCCACGAGCCCCACCAGTCCGCACGTGGTCCGGGGCTGGAAGCAGGCCATGGCAGCGCTGAAGATTCCGCTGGAAAACTCCATCCATGAGGACTCAGCCAAACTGGACAACGGCGACCGGGCCAAGCACTTCGACCACGTCCTTGACTTGTGCCGTTCCTCCGGAACCACGGCCATGCTGGTGCACTCGGATACCCAGGCCGTGGCGTTCGTGCAGCACTGCGTGGACCGCGGAGTGGACGTTCCCGGCAGCATGGCGATCGTGGGCTACGACGACGAAGTTGCCTACCTGGCCGAACCCGCGATCTCTGCAGTCCGGCCGCCCAAAAGCTACGTCGGCAAAGTGGCGGTGCAGCTCATGGCTGCGCGCCTGGCCGAAGGAAGGATGCGCCCAGTGCATCGCATTGACCTGAACCCTGAGCTGATCGTCCGGGAGTCGTCCGTCGGGGCGCCGCGTGGACTGGCCGGAGTACTGGAGGATTCCCTCTGA